The proteins below come from a single Corynebacterium glyciniphilum AJ 3170 genomic window:
- the thiE gene encoding thiamine phosphate synthase: MNLTRSTVPQVDWGLYLVTDPVLGGGRDAVADIVAKALHGGVSVVQLRDKTLDDDAFTTRAVELADILAGTGVPLFINDRIDIAGRLGLHLHIGQDDIDFRTARAMLPDDLMIGLSVDNHAQIREIERLMRDGVRPPDVLGLGPVELTDTKTDTGRALGVTGPGSVHELAAHARELDIPSVAIGHVNAANAAALGRTAVAGICVVSAIMSAADPTAATRELRSLCPRPLTPTVVEDPS, encoded by the coding sequence ATGAACCTGACCCGTAGCACAGTGCCCCAGGTCGACTGGGGCCTCTATCTGGTCACGGACCCTGTGCTCGGCGGAGGACGGGACGCGGTGGCGGACATTGTCGCCAAGGCGCTCCACGGAGGAGTGAGCGTCGTCCAGCTCAGGGATAAGACCCTCGACGACGACGCTTTCACGACCCGCGCCGTCGAACTGGCCGACATTCTCGCAGGCACCGGCGTCCCCCTGTTCATCAATGACCGGATCGACATCGCGGGCCGCCTCGGACTGCACCTGCATATCGGTCAGGATGACATCGACTTTCGCACCGCCCGCGCGATGCTCCCCGATGACCTGATGATCGGACTGTCCGTCGACAACCATGCCCAGATCCGGGAGATCGAACGGCTCATGCGCGACGGTGTCCGCCCTCCGGATGTTCTGGGGCTGGGGCCGGTGGAGCTCACGGACACCAAGACCGACACCGGCCGCGCCCTGGGGGTCACGGGGCCCGGCAGCGTCCACGAGCTCGCCGCACACGCCCGTGAGCTCGACATCCCCTCTGTCGCCATCGGGCATGTCAACGCTGCTAATGCAGCAGCACTGGGGCGCACCGCCGTGGCAGGCATCTGCGTGGTCTCGGCCATCATGTCCGCCGCAGACCCCACCGCAGCTACCCGAGAACTGCGCTCGCTGTGCCCCCGACCGCTCACCCCCACCGTCGTAGAGGACCCCTCATGA
- a CDS encoding bifunctional hydroxymethylpyrimidine kinase/phosphomethylpyrimidine kinase: MIPRVLSIAGTDPTGGAGAQADIKSIGAAGGFAMSVVTALVAQNTHGVRQVHTPGTDFLVAQLDAVFDDVTVDAVKIGMLGTAEITRTVTDYLADHPVPVTVVDPVMVATSGDRLLTEDAEAALRDLCRTVDVITPNLAELAVLGGTATASTLDEALEQGRTLAADLQTTVIVKGGHLSGPTADNAVVSPDGRVTAVPVPRVVTHNTHGTGCSLSSALATRIAGGADPAEALRWSSRWLSEAIRHADDLHVGSGNGPVDHTHRARRLSQAADTTPWRLTASVPDLLTTPADLAEAGPVGAADPVAARIPAAGPWTTALWQAQSPLLSAITGLPFITDLGSGTLATEDFTFYLAQDAVYLSQYSPALAALGATAPDSDSALFWVRGAVECLEEEASLHRTWLGDVTPAAPSHVTSSYTSHLMRCVQSRDHVVGAAAVLPCYWLYAEVGLELAGRSSPDNPYAAWLETYSGDDFTDSVRQAITYVEDAFEAASPRQRAEAARAFLDAARWEVEFFDQAHRR, translated from the coding sequence ATGATCCCCCGCGTACTCAGCATCGCCGGCACCGACCCCACCGGGGGCGCCGGTGCACAGGCCGACATCAAATCCATCGGGGCGGCAGGGGGGTTCGCCATGAGCGTGGTGACGGCCCTCGTCGCCCAGAACACCCACGGCGTCCGCCAGGTCCACACCCCCGGCACTGACTTCCTGGTCGCCCAGCTCGACGCCGTCTTCGACGACGTGACGGTGGATGCCGTCAAGATCGGGATGCTCGGCACCGCAGAGATCACCCGCACCGTCACCGACTACCTCGCCGACCATCCGGTGCCGGTCACCGTCGTCGACCCGGTGATGGTCGCCACCAGTGGTGACCGTCTCCTCACCGAAGACGCTGAAGCAGCCCTGCGCGACCTGTGTCGGACGGTGGACGTGATCACACCGAACCTCGCGGAGCTCGCCGTCCTCGGAGGCACCGCGACCGCCAGCACGCTGGACGAGGCTCTGGAGCAGGGGCGTACGCTCGCCGCCGACCTACAGACGACCGTCATCGTCAAAGGTGGTCACCTGTCCGGCCCCACCGCCGACAATGCGGTCGTCTCCCCCGACGGGCGCGTCACAGCTGTCCCGGTGCCCCGCGTCGTCACCCACAACACCCACGGCACCGGGTGCTCCCTCTCCTCGGCACTGGCCACGCGGATTGCCGGTGGTGCCGACCCCGCCGAGGCGCTCCGGTGGTCCAGCCGGTGGTTGTCCGAGGCCATCCGCCATGCAGATGACCTGCATGTCGGGTCCGGTAATGGCCCCGTAGACCACACTCACCGTGCCCGGCGACTGTCCCAGGCCGCCGACACCACTCCCTGGCGCCTGACCGCATCCGTTCCGGACCTCCTCACCACCCCGGCCGACCTCGCAGAGGCGGGCCCCGTGGGCGCGGCTGATCCGGTGGCGGCGAGGATCCCCGCCGCCGGGCCGTGGACCACTGCCCTGTGGCAGGCACAGTCCCCGCTGCTGAGCGCGATCACCGGACTTCCGTTCATCACGGATCTGGGTTCCGGCACCCTGGCCACCGAAGACTTCACCTTCTACCTCGCCCAGGACGCGGTCTACCTGTCGCAGTACTCCCCCGCCCTCGCCGCGCTGGGAGCCACCGCCCCCGACTCCGACTCCGCTCTCTTCTGGGTCAGAGGAGCCGTCGAGTGTCTCGAGGAGGAAGCGTCGCTGCACCGCACCTGGCTGGGTGATGTCACCCCCGCAGCGCCGTCTCACGTCACCTCGTCCTACACCTCACATCTGATGCGCTGTGTGCAGTCCCGGGACCACGTCGTCGGCGCCGCCGCCGTACTTCCGTGCTACTGGCTCTACGCCGAAGTCGGCCTGGAACTCGCCGGACGCTCCAGCCCGGACAACCCGTACGCCGCCTGGCTGGAGACCTACTCCGGCGACGACTTCACCGACAGCGTCCGGCAGGCGATCACCTACGTCGAAGACGCATTCGAGG